From the Carya illinoinensis cultivar Pawnee chromosome 4, C.illinoinensisPawnee_v1, whole genome shotgun sequence genome, one window contains:
- the LOC122306421 gene encoding uncharacterized protein LOC122306421 yields MRILSWNCRGLGNPRTVQTLRMIVKEKMPDVVFLMETKLPYGRADGIAKTLKFEGCCVSEAVGRSGGLILLWKHKDQLELVNFSRHHFNVMVNDTQCNFKWLLTCFYGHPNANLRKQTWDLLSSFKPSEGGWGVIGDFNEILLNDEKEGGRGRSENLMKMFRELIEEGNLIDLGWKTNKFTWCNRHEDESFTKERLDRALANQRWKGVFTEVSVDTLPAICSDHNPILLSCSFERCSEYRFHSSFKYEANWINERGCREVVLDAWQGSYRGVSGMEKVLYKLERTRRGFQKWSRGMARDRNRAIREKTQQLGELQSQEEPSTIKRQKNLQLDLNFLLEQEAIGWRQRAKRHWLIGGDRNTKFYHACVNQRR; encoded by the coding sequence ATGAGGATTCTcagttggaactgtcgggggcttgggaacccccgaacAGTTCAGACCCTTCGCATGATAGTGAAGGAGAAGATGCCCGATGTGGTTTTCCTAATGGAAACCAAACTCCCATATGGTAGAGCAGATGGGATTGCAAAGACCTTAAAGTTTGAGGGCTGTTGTGTTAGTGAGGCGGTTGGTAGAAGTGGAGGTCTTATTCTACTGTGGAAACATAAGGACCAGTTAGAGCTAGTTAATTTCTCAAGACATCACTTTAATGTTATGGTGAATGATACCCAGTGTAACTTTAAGTGGCTATTAACTTGCTTTTATGGGCACCCGAATGCAAACTTGAGAAAGCAGACCTGGGATCTATTGTCATCTTTCAAGCCTAGTGAAGGAGGTTGGGGGGTGataggagattttaatgagatcttGTTAAATGATGAGAAGGAGGGGGGAAGAGGAAGGAGTGAAAACCTCATGAAAATGTTCAGGGAGCTGATAGAAGAAGGGAATTTGATTGATCTGGGATGGAaaacaaacaagttcacatGGTGCAACCGACATGAAGATGAGTCTTTCACAAAGGAAAGACTAGACAGAGCTTTAGCAAACCAAAGGTGGAAAGGAGTTTTCACAGAGGTTTCAGTGGATACCCTTCCAGCTATCTGTTCTGATCACAACCCAATACTACTTTCCTGTAGTTTTGAGAGGTGCTCAGAATATAGATTTCATTCTTCTTTCAAGTATGAAGCCAACTGGATAAACGAGAGGGGTTGTAGAGAGGTAGTTTTGGATGCATGGCAGGGGAGTTATAGAGGGGTGTCTGGTATGGAGAAGGTCTTATATAAGCTCGAAAGAACTAGAAGGGGTTTTCAAAAGTGGAGTAGAGGCATGGCAAGAGACAGAAACAGAGCTATAAGAGAAAAGACACAACAGCTAGGTGAGCTACAAAGCCAAGAAGAACCAAGCACCATAAAGAGACAAAAAAATCTGCAGTTAGACCTGAATTTTCTATTGGAACAAGAAGCCATAGGGTGGAGGCAAAGGGCAAAGAGACACTGGCTGATTGGTGGGGacagaaatacaaaattttatcatGCCTGCGTAAATCAGAGAAGGTAA